Proteins encoded together in one Diabrotica undecimpunctata isolate CICGRU chromosome 3, icDiaUnde3, whole genome shotgun sequence window:
- the LOC140437514 gene encoding uncharacterized protein — translation MIANRNNFVNFAESANPNNDVCTNQQLQCLKEYFKNEIDSKRTFNRIHTLQDLRNILIKRDCDHNLLSGILNQMGIEIGNPSDRVQPQRQPVQNGDGEIRQRLVNFPDVPAFPHVPADPIERIDQLISLEIGQKWKNLARVLSIPEGQIDQLNNLPIDEATRRVLRYHRECERMWKTSLIKGLQKARRGDLSHQVQIILEYYNLL, via the exons ATGATTGCTAATAGGAATAATTTTGTCAATTTTGCTGAATCTGCAAATCCCAACAATGATGTCTGTACAAATCAACAACTACAATGTttgaaagaatattttaaaaatgaaatcgaCTCTAAGCGGACATTTAACAGGATTCACACTCTTCAAgatttaagaaatattttaataaaacgtGATTGCGACCATAATTTATTATCTGGTATATTAAACCAGATGGGTATTGAAATTGGAAACCCTAGCGACAGAGTACAGCCTCAACGTCAACCAGTGCAAAATGGAGATGGAGAGATCAGACAAAGACTAGTCAATTTCCCAGATGTACCAG CTTTTCCCCATGTACCTGCTGATCCTATTGAAAGGATAGATCAACTTATTTCTTTAGAAATAGGTCAGAAATGGAAGAATTTGGCTCGTGTATTGTCAATTCCTGAAGGACAAATCGATCAACTAAATAATCTTCCGATTGATGAAGCTACTAGAAGAGTTTTGCGTTATCATCGTGAATGTGAACGAATGTGGAAAACTTCCCTTATTAAAGGTTTGCAAAAAGCTCGACGTGGCGATTTAAGTCATCAGGTCCAGATTATTTTGGAATATTATAATTTACTTT